A genomic window from Quercus lobata isolate SW786 chromosome 10, ValleyOak3.0 Primary Assembly, whole genome shotgun sequence includes:
- the LOC115965920 gene encoding uncharacterized protein At2g29880-like: MDASLPSSSTSRVHYRAPASSSASSSASSSDRAPLLMDDSDDKKWPEAVERYFIDILLEEDAKGNMPQGQFKTGTWTAVVNEFNKRASKSYTKAQLTQKYQRLKQRHRTFSQLIARTGMGWDPISNTVTASDEAWAAAFAVNHKFKDFRKKGMRHYELLGPLFNSNTATGFLQMSSAQPAPNSDEERELDAAFLSEGVHVNVSTDGFDDVEELPTPSEAQSRRQAEKRPAEASHSSGKRKKGHSLEAMTEAIWGFTDMRTRRGKKSIDTGDSAVGAASESITAAVTLLNQHTDVDHVTYCKVVQELHHAKSRAAFFAMTADRRRAWIDFIGGGLQ, translated from the exons ATGGACGCCTCACTCCCTTCCTCATCCACCTCTCGAGTTCATTACAGAGCCCCTGCTTCGTCCTCTGCTTCGTCCTCTGCTTCCTCTTCTGACCGTGCTCCCTTACTG ATGGATGATTCCGACGATAAGAAGTGGCCTGAAGCAGTCGAGAGATATTTTATTGACATCTTGTTAGAAGAGGATGCTAAAGGGAATATGCCCCAAGGCCAGTTCAAGACTGGAACTTGGACAGCAGTTGTCAATGAGTTTAACAAGCGTGCGTCTAAGAGTTACACCAAGGCACAACTTACCCAAAAATATCAACGGCTGAAACAGAGACACCGCACTTTCTCCCAGCTCATCGCACGTACCGGAATGGGATGGGACCCCATTTCAAATACAGTGACGGCCAGTGACGAAGCTTGGGCTGCTGCATTTGCG GTCAATCATAAATTCAAGGACTTCAGGAAAAAGGGGATGAGACACTATGAGCTGTTGGGCCCTCTTTTCAATTCAAACACAGCCACGGGTTTCCTGCAAATGTCATCTGCCCAACCAGCTCCCAATagtgatgaagagagagaaCTTGATGCAGCCTTTCTATCTGAGGGGGTACATGTCAATGTCAGCACCGACGGTTTCGATGACGTGGAGGAGCTGCCCACACCGAGTGAAGCCCAAAGCCGGAGGCAAGCTGAAAAACGGCCAGCTGAAGCATCTCATTCAAgtggaaaaaggaagaaagggcaCTCCCTTGAAGCCATGACTGAGGCAATATGGGGTTTTACTGACATGAGGACCCGTCGGGGGAAAAAGTCCATCGACACAGGAGACTCTGCTGTGGGGGCTGCCAGTGAGTCAATTACAGCAGCTGTAACTCTTCTGAACCAGCACACCGATGTCGATCATGTCACGTATTGCAAGGTCGTGCAAGAACTTCATCATGCCAAGAGTAGAGCCGCTTTTTTTGCCATGACGGCTGATAGAAGAAGGGCCTGGATTGACTTTATTGGGGGTGGATTGCagtag